From Ignisphaera aggregans DSM 17230, the proteins below share one genomic window:
- a CDS encoding Anthranilate synthase (COGs: COG0147 Anthranilate/para-aminobenzoate synthase component I~InterPro IPR019999:IPR015890~KEGG: sin:YN1551_1535 anthranilate synthase component I~PFAM: Chorismate binding-like~PRIAM: Anthranilate synthase~SPTR: C4KH52 Anthranilate synthase component I~PFAM: Anthranilate synthase component I, N terminal region; chorismate binding enzyme): MKMFPDVLTLARCIDSKHNFYAIYEDLSSDNKYSIVVWGYREYIYGNDEDVFDRVSQIASKQFDGDIDEIGIRLIGYISYDAVRLWERIRDENPYLEEWPYIEMFIPENIAIYDYSNGKVYIQGIDIDYSSCSTVTTSGFKVSRYDESPTRKGFEDGVREILRFIREGYAFQVVLSRFIRYTYDGDLIEFYSRLRSINPSPYMYFMRMGDRYVIGSSPELLFRTSKSFIETFPIAGTRPRGRDINEDIALEEELMASEKDRAEHLMLVDLARNDLGKICIPGSVRVEKLMYIEKYSHVQHIVSKVIGILRKRVKFKDVVKAMLPAGTVSGAPKPFAMNLIEELEEFKRGPYAGAVGFIRRSGDSVMAIAIRSAFVYRDLIRIQAGAGIVYDSIPELEYEETEHKLRALKIALGVENA; this comes from the coding sequence ATGAAGATGTTTCCAGATGTTCTAACTCTTGCTAGGTGTATTGATAGTAAACATAATTTCTATGCTATCTATGAAGATTTGTCTAGTGATAATAAGTATAGCATAGTTGTTTGGGGATATAGAGAATATATCTATGGAAATGATGAAGATGTTTTCGATAGAGTTTCACAGATAGCTAGTAAGCAATTTGATGGAGATATAGATGAGATAGGTATAAGACTCATAGGATATATATCCTATGATGCTGTTAGACTTTGGGAGAGGATAAGAGATGAGAATCCATATCTAGAGGAATGGCCATATATAGAGATGTTCATACCTGAGAATATCGCTATATACGACTATAGTAATGGGAAGGTATACATACAGGGTATAGATATAGACTATAGCAGTTGTAGCACTGTTACAACATCAGGATTCAAGGTATCTAGATATGATGAGTCTCCAACTAGAAAGGGGTTTGAGGATGGTGTTAGAGAGATCCTAAGATTTATAAGAGAGGGGTATGCATTTCAGGTTGTTTTATCAAGATTTATTAGATATACCTATGATGGTGATCTAATCGAGTTCTACTCTAGACTTAGATCTATAAATCCATCGCCATATATGTACTTTATGAGAATGGGAGATAGATATGTTATAGGGTCTAGTCCAGAGCTACTCTTTAGAACTTCTAAAAGCTTTATCGAGACTTTTCCTATAGCTGGTACAAGGCCTAGGGGAAGGGATATCAATGAGGATATTGCTCTCGAGGAGGAGCTGATGGCTTCAGAGAAGGATAGAGCTGAACATCTTATGTTGGTTGACTTAGCTAGGAATGATCTTGGAAAGATATGTATCCCTGGTAGTGTAAGGGTTGAGAAGCTTATGTATATAGAGAAGTATAGCCATGTTCAACACATAGTCTCTAAGGTTATAGGCATTCTTAGAAAGAGGGTGAAATTCAAAGATGTTGTAAAGGCTATGCTCCCAGCAGGAACTGTTAGTGGTGCTCCAAAACCATTTGCTATGAATCTTATAGAGGAGTTAGAAGAGTTTAAGAGGGGGCCATATGCAGGTGCTGTAGGCTTCATAAGGAGATCTGGAGATAGTGTTATGGCTATAGCAATTAGAAGTGCTTTTGTATATAGAGATCTCATTAGGATACAGGCAGGAGCTGGTATAGTATATGACTCTATCCCTGAGTTAGAATATGAGGAGACAGAGCATAAGTTAAGAGCTCTAAAGATTGCTCTAGGTGTTGAGAATGCCTGA
- a CDS encoding glutamine amidotransferase of anthranilate synthase (COGs: COG0512 Anthranilate/para-aminobenzoate synthase component II~InterProIPR006220:IPR011702:IPR001317:IPR000991:IPR 006221~KEGG: sto:ST1228 anthranilate synthase component II~PFAM: glutamine amidotransferase class-I~SPTR: Q972A0 193aa long hypothetical anthranilate synthase component II~TIGRFAM: glutamine amidotransferase of anthranilate synthase~PFAM: Glutamine amidotransferase class-I~TIGRFAM: glutamine amidotransferase of anthranilate synthase or aminodeoxychorismate synthase) yields MPETVLIIDNYDSFVYNIAQIVGGLGYIPIVIRNDEITLSGVDRINPDKIIISPGPGTPERREDVGIAIDVIKTFGKHIPILGICFGHQMIGYAFGARIRKAKIVMHGKISRIRVINEVEIFRGVPKVFTATRYNSLVVDDVKPPLEVDAISEEDDEIMAIHHTKYPIYGVQFHPESIGTEIGVKIIKNFLELT; encoded by the coding sequence ATGCCTGAAACAGTTCTTATAATAGATAACTACGATAGTTTTGTATACAATATTGCACAGATAGTTGGTGGACTAGGCTATATACCAATAGTTATTAGGAATGATGAAATAACGCTAAGTGGTGTTGATAGGATTAACCCTGATAAAATAATAATTTCTCCAGGTCCTGGAACACCAGAGAGGAGAGAGGATGTCGGTATAGCTATAGATGTTATAAAGACCTTTGGAAAACATATACCGATTCTAGGTATATGCTTCGGTCATCAAATGATTGGATATGCATTTGGTGCAAGAATTAGAAAAGCGAAGATTGTTATGCATGGCAAGATAAGTAGAATTAGAGTTATAAATGAGGTAGAGATCTTTCGCGGAGTTCCAAAGGTGTTTACAGCTACTAGATATAACAGTCTTGTTGTAGACGATGTAAAACCTCCCCTTGAGGTTGATGCCATATCTGAGGAAGATGATGAGATTATGGCTATACACCACACTAAATATCCAATATATGGTGTTCAGTTTCATCCAGAAAGTATAGGTACAGAGATAGGTGTTAAGATAATTAAAAACTTCTTAGAGTTGACATAA
- a CDS encoding N-(5'phosphoribosyl)anthranilate isomerase (PRAI) (COGs: COG0135 Phosphoribosylanthranilate isomerase~InterPro IPR001240~KEGG: sso:SSO0892 phosphoribosyl anthranilate isomerase (TrpF)~PFAM: N-(5'phosphoribosyl)anthranilate isomerase (PRAI)~SPTR: C5SQY2 N-(5'phosphoribosyl)anthranilate isomerase (PRAI)~PFAM: N-(5'phosphoribosyl)anthranilate (PRA) isomerase): MRIKLKICGVTSIEDAIEISRIGVDYIGVVNDLSSPRYRPLQFIDELKKYISTPIVSVRVSGDITTFYNTSADYIQIHRVLSDEELEIVTTFSKKTILYVPASLDYIDYLKKAQRATDLILFDSPKKGIRSDPKILRILLNYHPDAGVGGGINIENIHEYLALEPKWIDVSSGVEISIGKKDLNLVKRLKEAVDSWRR; encoded by the coding sequence ATGCGAATAAAGCTAAAGATATGTGGGGTAACAAGTATTGAGGATGCTATAGAGATTAGTAGAATTGGTGTTGACTATATAGGTGTTGTAAACGATTTATCGAGTCCTAGATATAGACCTCTACAATTTATTGATGAGCTAAAGAAATATATCTCTACCCCAATCGTTAGTGTAAGAGTCTCTGGAGATATCACCACATTCTATAATACATCAGCTGACTATATACAGATACATAGAGTTCTAAGTGATGAGGAACTTGAGATAGTTACAACATTTAGCAAGAAGACTATTCTCTATGTACCTGCATCTCTTGACTATATAGACTATCTAAAGAAGGCTCAAAGAGCTACAGATCTAATACTATTCGACTCTCCTAAGAAGGGTATAAGATCTGATCCAAAGATACTTAGAATTCTACTGAATTATCATCCAGATGCAGGTGTTGGTGGAGGTATAAATATAGAGAATATCCATGAATATCTAGCTCTAGAACCTAAATGGATAGATGTCTCAAGTGGTGTAGAGATTTCTATTGGTAAAAAGGATTTGAATCTCGTTAAAAGGTTGAAAGAGGCTGTAGATTCATGGAGAAGATAA